TCAAAGATGGATATATATTTGCATTTTGTGCGTTTAAGCATTTAAAAATTATCTCAATTCCATATGAGGTTGTAAGAGACAATAGAGTTAAACGATCCGATCAAAATGACGTATCTTGCTCGTTTTGCATTCCAAAAACATTAGAACAATTTGACCTCCATTCGCATGTTAAACTATACACTCGAAGGAGAATTTCAAATATGACTATTATTAATGGctcaaatttaaaagttttgaatatGGCTAACATTACATTCCGTAATTGTAATGGCACAATTAATGGCGCTGATAATTTGGAGTATTTTGATATGTCAGGATTCAACTGCAAAGTTTTGGGTGTTAATCTTCTTTCAAATTTTCCTAAACTGATCACTCTCATTGCAAAAGATGCCAATCTTGGAATCGGTTTGAATGCCCTTCAAAATACCTCAGAATTCCTAGAGATGAATTTAGATCTACAACACATGGACCTAATGAATAATAACTTAAAAACTCTACCGGATGACTTATTTTGTCATCCTTTCAGAAATAAGCTTTCTATCATATTGGATAGAAATTACTTGCAGTCACTACCAAACTTTCTGACGAAACCAAATACAATTGAACGTATCAGTCTGAAGTACAATAGATTTTCGTGTTTAAGCGAAAACGATATGGCTATGCTCAACATAATCAAGCCTTCAAGTGTATTTCTTGGTAGAAATCCGATTGAATGTTCTTGTAATACACTACGATTTCTTAAATGGGTGCAACATTCAGGCCTTATAAGTGATGTAGATGAAATAGAATGCGTCCTCCAAACCGGGACTTTTGCAACGTTGTCCAAATTCTTGCAAAacctaaaaatatttgaaatcagttgCCAAACGAAATTATGGGTAACACTGGCAAGTTGCATTACTTCGGTCACCATTTTAGCTTTGCTCTTTGGAATAATATACTATCGCTACCGATTTGCGTTTGAGTATTTCTTTCTGAGAATTAAATTGAAACTTAGGCATTACCAGCCTCTTTTGGAAGATTTTAGCCATGACGCGTTTATCTCATACAGTCATAAAGACATATCATGGGTTAAAACTCTCTACGACATTTTACAGTCTAAAGGCATCAGTCTCTGTCTATATCACAAGGATTTCAAAGTTGGAATGCCTATTGCCGAGTGCATCATGGAAGCCATCAATTCAAGCAGAAAGGTCGTATTTGTTATTACAGAGGATTTTCTTGAAAGTAGCTGGGGAACGTATGAAATAGAAATGACACGAATGCATGCATTCAGAGAGGGTCGTGAATCAATGGTTGTTGTTATACTGAGGGATGacattgaaaaagacaaacttcCGAAAGCATTGAAGGAAATTTGGTTTAAGGTGGTCTGTATTGTGTGGCCATCTGATCCCGACGCTCCGTATAACTCTGAGGAAAAGTTCTACGAAAAACTATGTATAACATTGGCAGACGGTCGTAAGCgtataaataatgataataattccAATGAAATAGTTTAATAAACTAGTGAAAAATGAATAAGACAATACAGTAAAATCATAATACATACATTATAGACGTTTTATAGTATCGTGCTAAAACATGTGATCATTAAATGTTCTAACTATGATATATCTTTAGAGAAATCGACTTTTTTTCGTGGTTAAAATAAGTTATTTGATCACGAAGGAAAATAGAAATAATTGTATTGCATTCATATAAAAATCAGAATAGGTAAGGGATTTGCATACTGATAAAGAAAGTTACTAAGGTAACTTTCAAATGTTTAAATCCGTAAGTGGAACAGGACTGACCACATAATGGCAAAAAAGCAAAGGGAACAAAAAGATGATCAATTAAACAAAACACTTCATAAAAGATTTCAGAAccttttaacaataaaaacatatttcCTAAAATGTATTTGTGCAAGCATAGAACCAATGCTTTGACGATAGTTCTATCCGACTAGTCTTGAAATTGTGGTTAAATGAACTGTTAGTTAAACCAAAAGTCGTCTTTTTAATCACATGCAGTAGTATGAAACTGTCTCTATTCATTAAATGCTTTTAGACTACATATTTAAATGATTAGATTGAATGATTGACTTGCAAGTCATTAATATGTCAGCTGTGTTTTTCAAGCTTATTTGGATACAATTGACACAAACTGAAAGCAACAAACgaaaaattatttcataaattcgtttttgaaaacttaaaaaaaatcttttatgaagCTACAATGCGTTGCCTTTTTAATAGGGAAAGGTAATATGAAAGATAGTTCAATATCAATGCGATGTCAGAGACATCTTCTATGCATAAAACTTGGCATATTCGATTCTATAGTACTTGAAGCTTTCAGACATTATGATTTGGAGAATCAATAAACTTTTAGTTACATGTcacaacatttttttctaaaaccaaCGAtcaaaaagatcaaaatgacacgcAGAGAAAAGATCTTTGGGTATTCGAATTTACTTAAgtattatacaaataaaatgctTTTGATTATGAAAACGATGAAGTACTAACGATAGTAACAACCTATTAAGGGGATAACTTCCTGATTCGTAATTTCACTGAATGtaacaaataaataattgtaGTGTATATTTGTATACGGTTCTGTACAAAACTTAAAATGACTTAACACACTTACGCCCAACTTTATATAAAATTACGTCTCTAAATGGCATTTGTACATTTAATTATGGTTACATATAATTACCAAACATGATCAGCgaaaatgaaaaatcaaataataaagaattaaagttaaaacatatCCTATCTACAATGTATTTTTTCTGCAATTATAAATCGTCTGATTCTTCTGTTAAACCCAAAACTCACGGTTTTCCAAATGTTGTCCGTGTATGTTTTTGCTTGATTCACCTGTTTTTATTGTGTCAATGATTCAATATAAGTTACATGTATgacactatatatttttttctaacttcCGCATACGTTCAGCTCTTGTATGCTATCCAGTAAAGGtgaaaaataatacatgtatgtcattttttaaattgttgtaaGTCTGTCTTTTACCGACAAATATGTATTATGATACAAAAAAAAGATACAGTACAATGAACACCAACTAACATCCTGATCCCTTTGCGTCatacaaatattcaaacaaagacaaacaacTTAAACATTAACGGAATAATTCCCAAGTGTAATCAGTAAGTAAGACAGCAACAGTGTACATAAGGAACAACAAGAAATTGTTGGATAGTGGTTGTCTGTGATATTATTTACGAATAAATGGACGTTTTCTTTATATTATGCATTTTTGCTATTTACATGTATAGTATGTGTTGTTTAATTATGCAATATACAATTCATTTCAAAGATTAGTGtcttttttatagaaaatttgcATTATTTACGAATCTGGATACGTAAACAGATCGATGTATACGTATCTGGCAGATTTGTATAAAATGATATGTTAACCCCGACCtatattaaaactaaaaaatcTTAATCGTGACCAAGTAGACTTAGTTTATCATTTCCTCATaaagtactgcaactgacatcgaaaaagacgcttagttaacaaGTTTAATGgaccggaataacacacggctgcaaattgttttaaatgatagaattatatctatattttagtttccgtcgggtcgtaaaaagtttcaatagtcacatttttgtattttatgggggtacccctcaatttacggttttgggtagttaccttaaaatccaaaaatatatttgttggttCAATTTctcgctattttcgtaaatattttctatgcacatatcatcaaggatcattggaatgatgaagacataaatataataccatctccaagtaaaactttcaaacttaaagttggctgttttttagatacaaatttaacgcgtttttctttgaaaacgagaaaacaaatgattcaaaaacagtatttgacatttgagaggacaaaacatattattgcgatactgcatgcaaattttgttgggcaaattccaaacaattttgtcaaaaactcaaaaataaaaacatcatttgtaccttttttaattacggaaatttcctatccgtcaatcagctccaccatttattttttccttcacaatcaatttgatagtttcgatgtgattatgtagattttgtaggaaaacttaatttatttttgagtgatttgaatataaatagtagttctttcgtgtactttctgtaaataagttatatttttgttaataaaattttgactttatataaaagttaaccaaatccttcggataagacgtttttccggataatgactatagttgacagtgtgtgaaaaaacattgtttgtcaatgtttaccctcagagcaattaatatgcatgcaagtggtcagTGGGAAAGTCctattgaagtttcgcagagatttggtgtgtgacgaatcatcagtgatgttatgagacttgcaccagaaggcaaaattggtgtgtctttaaattagattgattgattgattgttggttgcttaacgtcatgtggcaaatatgtcttgcatgttcaggacgagaacaagttaacaataaaaacaataggtaggttttgtcataatagaggccaatcgggatgatgatcgggaaaatttagactgccactggaaaatgatggtatattggattgggacagaaattttccattgcatcatgccacctacggacccctcaaagagttgatgcaaagtttttaacgtgcaaagaacgtgacactcccttttcacgaggcatcgaatttaacgtccccattttgaccggacgtgactgcaaacttgatacatcacgcacagccaaacggacgccccacttcgttttactgc
The window above is part of the Mytilus edulis chromosome 6, xbMytEdul2.2, whole genome shotgun sequence genome. Proteins encoded here:
- the LOC139528149 gene encoding toll-like receptor 7 → MAVVFLAIWTVILQAGFSKTMHITMNDKIISLIDFSRKNLTTMPDVLHNSTTDLYLQENHLHVVPAWSFRKSRILKNVDLSDNRIRFIEHGAFDGLNELTILNLRSNLLTSNSLDENIFQGLISLQDLFIHKNYFHDNYTFFQTVISRVKSLVKLKIDLSRQNQIDKCLCNLSNLQDLEIFEVPGLTLSDNLFQNLNCLKIETLWISSVLSLAPNTFISFPNLKTLRIAINTGYAMDDVISNIFNALKIFKGRNMTELSITGNPHRNGFVLGHPHFAILENICLQKLNLVDDSILGVKFNPFFRYGLKENCLEELNLSDNLLFNIKDGYIFAFCAFKHLKIISIPYEVVRDNRVKRSDQNDVSCSFCIPKTLEQFDLHSHVKLYTRRRISNMTIINGSNLKVLNMANITFRNCNGTINGADNLEYFDMSGFNCKVLGVNLLSNFPKLITLIAKDANLGIGLNALQNTSEFLEMNLDLQHMDLMNNNLKTLPDDLFCHPFRNKLSIILDRNYLQSLPNFLTKPNTIERISLKYNRFSCLSENDMAMLNIIKPSSVFLGRNPIECSCNTLRFLKWVQHSGLISDVDEIECVLQTGTFATLSKFLQNLKIFEISCQTKLWVTLASCITSVTILALLFGIIYYRYRFAFEYFFLRIKLKLRHYQPLLEDFSHDAFISYSHKDISWVKTLYDILQSKGISLCLYHKDFKVGMPIAECIMEAINSSRKVVFVITEDFLESSWGTYEIEMTRMHAFREGRESMVVVILRDDIEKDKLPKALKEIWFKVVCIVWPSDPDAPYNSEEKFYEKLCITLADGRKRINNDNNSNEIV